The proteins below come from a single Miscanthus floridulus cultivar M001 chromosome 1, ASM1932011v1, whole genome shotgun sequence genomic window:
- the LOC136486709 gene encoding short-chain dehydrogenase TIC 32, chloroplastic-like isoform X1 gives MWWFNRKGPSGFSGATTAEEVTAGVDGHCLVAVITGASSGIGLETARVLALRGVHVVMAVRNVSAGLEAREAIVAKIPGARIDVLELDLSSIASVRRFASEFGSLNLPLNILINNAGVMTRNCTRSCDGLELHFATNHIGHFLLTNLLLENMKKTCRDSCLEGRIVNLTSSGHSMTYREGISFDKIHDPSGLNDFVAYGQSKLANILHSNELSRILKEEGVNISANAVHPGVITTNLFRNRTIVSGIFSSLAINFVHQMNTKGFLASEKHLHRAQIKMALVTVPPTLAALLNSIGRIICRTVEQGAATTCYVAMHPQVKGISGKYFTNCDIANPSSQASDAELAKKLWKFSFKIVSS, from the exons ATGTGGTGGTTCAACCGCAAAGGGCCCTCGGGCTTCTCTGGCGCCACGACGGCTGAGGAGGTCACCGCCGGCGTCGACGGCCATTGTCTGGTCGCCGTCATCACAG GTGCGTCGAGCGGCATCGGACTGGAGACGGCGCGTGTTCTGGCGTTGCGCGGCGTGCACGTCGTCATGGCCGTCCGCAACGTCTCCGCCGGGCTCGAGGCCAGGGAAGCCATCGTGGCCAAGATCCCCGGCGCGAGGATTGACGTTCTGGAGCTGGACCTCAGCTCCATAGCTTCCGTAAGGAGATTCGCCTCCGAGTTCGGCTCTCTGAACTTGCCCCTCAACATTCTCAT CAACAACGCTGGAGTGATGACAAGGAACTGCACACGTTCCTGCGACGGTCTGGAACTGCATTTCGCGACAAATCACATTG GCCATTTTCTTCTAACAAACCTGTTATTGGAGAACATGAAGAAGACATGTAGGGACAGCTGTCTCGAGGGACGGATTGTCAATCTGACATCTTCCGGACATTCCATGACCTATCGTGAAGGAATCTCTTTTGACAAAATTCATGATCCTTCTGG TTTGAACGACTTTGTTGCTTACGGTCAATCCAAGCTTGCCAATATTCTTCATTCTAATGAACTGTCCCGAATACTCAAG GAGGAAGGAGTGAATATTTCAGCCAATGCAGTTCATCCTGGTGTCATCACGACTAACCTTTTTAGGAACAGGACTATTGTCTCTGGTATTTTCTCAAGTCTTGCAATCAATTTTGTTCATCAAATGAATACGAAAGGGTTTCTGGCTTCTGAAAAACATTTACATAGAGCTCAAATTAAAATGGCATTGGTAACTGTTCCCCCCACCCTTGCAGCTCTATTGAACTCCATTGGAAGAATCATATGTAGAACAGTGGAGCAG GGTGCTGCAACGACTTGCTATGTTGCAATGCATCCTCAAGTGAAGGGGATAAGTGGAAAGTACTTCACCAATTGTGATATAGCCAACCCGAGCTCACAAGCTTCCGATGCTGAGTTGGccaagaagctatggaaattcAGCTTCAAGATTGTGTCTTCTTGA
- the LOC136486709 gene encoding short-chain dehydrogenase TIC 32, chloroplastic-like isoform X2, whose amino-acid sequence MWWFNRKGPSGFSGATTAEEVTAGVDGHCLVAVITGASSGIGLETARVLALRGVHVVMAVRNVSAGLEAREAIVAKIPGARIDVLELDLSSIASVRRFASEFGSLNLPLNILINNAGVMTRNCTRSCDGLELHFATNHIGHFLLTNLLLENMKKTCRDSCLEGRIVNLTSSGHSMTYREGISFDKIHDPSGLNDFVAYGQSKLANILHSNELSRILKEEGVNISANAVHPGVITTNLFRNRTIVSALLNSIGRIICRTVEQGAATTCYVAMHPQVKGISGKYFTNCDIANPSSQASDAELAKKLWKFSFKIVSS is encoded by the exons ATGTGGTGGTTCAACCGCAAAGGGCCCTCGGGCTTCTCTGGCGCCACGACGGCTGAGGAGGTCACCGCCGGCGTCGACGGCCATTGTCTGGTCGCCGTCATCACAG GTGCGTCGAGCGGCATCGGACTGGAGACGGCGCGTGTTCTGGCGTTGCGCGGCGTGCACGTCGTCATGGCCGTCCGCAACGTCTCCGCCGGGCTCGAGGCCAGGGAAGCCATCGTGGCCAAGATCCCCGGCGCGAGGATTGACGTTCTGGAGCTGGACCTCAGCTCCATAGCTTCCGTAAGGAGATTCGCCTCCGAGTTCGGCTCTCTGAACTTGCCCCTCAACATTCTCAT CAACAACGCTGGAGTGATGACAAGGAACTGCACACGTTCCTGCGACGGTCTGGAACTGCATTTCGCGACAAATCACATTG GCCATTTTCTTCTAACAAACCTGTTATTGGAGAACATGAAGAAGACATGTAGGGACAGCTGTCTCGAGGGACGGATTGTCAATCTGACATCTTCCGGACATTCCATGACCTATCGTGAAGGAATCTCTTTTGACAAAATTCATGATCCTTCTGG TTTGAACGACTTTGTTGCTTACGGTCAATCCAAGCTTGCCAATATTCTTCATTCTAATGAACTGTCCCGAATACTCAAG GAGGAAGGAGTGAATATTTCAGCCAATGCAGTTCATCCTGGTGTCATCACGACTAACCTTTTTAGGAACAGGACTATTGTCTCTG CTCTATTGAACTCCATTGGAAGAATCATATGTAGAACAGTGGAGCAG GGTGCTGCAACGACTTGCTATGTTGCAATGCATCCTCAAGTGAAGGGGATAAGTGGAAAGTACTTCACCAATTGTGATATAGCCAACCCGAGCTCACAAGCTTCCGATGCTGAGTTGGccaagaagctatggaaattcAGCTTCAAGATTGTGTCTTCTTGA
- the LOC136486709 gene encoding short-chain dehydrogenase TIC 32, chloroplastic-like isoform X3, giving the protein MAVRNVSAGLEAREAIVAKIPGARIDVLELDLSSIASVRRFASEFGSLNLPLNILINNAGVMTRNCTRSCDGLELHFATNHIGHFLLTNLLLENMKKTCRDSCLEGRIVNLTSSGHSMTYREGISFDKIHDPSGLNDFVAYGQSKLANILHSNELSRILKEEGVNISANAVHPGVITTNLFRNRTIVSALLNSIGRIICRTVEQGAATTCYVAMHPQVKGISGKYFTNCDIANPSSQASDAELAKKLWKFSFKIVSS; this is encoded by the exons ATGGCCGTCCGCAACGTCTCCGCCGGGCTCGAGGCCAGGGAAGCCATCGTGGCCAAGATCCCCGGCGCGAGGATTGACGTTCTGGAGCTGGACCTCAGCTCCATAGCTTCCGTAAGGAGATTCGCCTCCGAGTTCGGCTCTCTGAACTTGCCCCTCAACATTCTCAT CAACAACGCTGGAGTGATGACAAGGAACTGCACACGTTCCTGCGACGGTCTGGAACTGCATTTCGCGACAAATCACATTG GCCATTTTCTTCTAACAAACCTGTTATTGGAGAACATGAAGAAGACATGTAGGGACAGCTGTCTCGAGGGACGGATTGTCAATCTGACATCTTCCGGACATTCCATGACCTATCGTGAAGGAATCTCTTTTGACAAAATTCATGATCCTTCTGG TTTGAACGACTTTGTTGCTTACGGTCAATCCAAGCTTGCCAATATTCTTCATTCTAATGAACTGTCCCGAATACTCAAG GAGGAAGGAGTGAATATTTCAGCCAATGCAGTTCATCCTGGTGTCATCACGACTAACCTTTTTAGGAACAGGACTATTGTCTCTG CTCTATTGAACTCCATTGGAAGAATCATATGTAGAACAGTGGAGCAG GGTGCTGCAACGACTTGCTATGTTGCAATGCATCCTCAAGTGAAGGGGATAAGTGGAAAGTACTTCACCAATTGTGATATAGCCAACCCGAGCTCACAAGCTTCCGATGCTGAGTTGGccaagaagctatggaaattcAGCTTCAAGATTGTGTCTTCTTGA